From one Catenuloplanes nepalensis genomic stretch:
- a CDS encoding glycosyltransferase family 2 protein gives MKLSILMPVYNEEARLANALKQALAVDYPCEIELVVVDDGSSDGTGEILSAVDDTRVRVITHAKNAGKGAAIKTAVDSAEGEFMVILDADLEYDPQDIPRLLQPVLDGHAEVVYGNRTFGSHSAYSFWYVMGNKGVTTAANVLYNSYIGDLETCFKLMPVELYRSLAIKSRGFGMEAEVTGKLLRQRIRPYEVPISYRARGREEGKKITWKDGVEAIWILARERVRKPKAAR, from the coding sequence GTGAAGCTTTCGATCCTCATGCCGGTCTACAACGAGGAAGCCCGTTTGGCTAACGCGTTGAAGCAGGCACTGGCGGTGGACTACCCATGCGAGATCGAGCTCGTCGTCGTCGACGACGGCAGCTCTGACGGTACCGGAGAGATCCTGTCCGCCGTCGACGACACGCGGGTGCGCGTGATTACCCACGCGAAGAACGCGGGCAAGGGCGCCGCGATCAAGACCGCGGTGGACTCGGCCGAGGGTGAGTTCATGGTCATCCTCGACGCCGACCTGGAGTATGACCCGCAGGACATCCCGCGCCTGCTCCAGCCGGTGCTCGACGGTCACGCCGAGGTGGTCTACGGCAATCGCACGTTCGGCAGCCACAGTGCGTACAGCTTCTGGTACGTGATGGGTAACAAGGGCGTCACCACCGCCGCGAACGTGCTCTACAACTCGTATATCGGCGACCTGGAGACCTGCTTCAAGCTGATGCCGGTCGAGCTCTACCGGTCGCTCGCGATCAAGTCGCGCGGCTTCGGCATGGAGGCCGAGGTCACCGGCAAGCTGCTCCGCCAGCGCATCCGGCCGTACGAGGTGCCGATCTCGTACCGCGCCCGGGGCCGCGAGGAGGGCAAAAAGATCACGTGGAAGGACGGCGT
- a CDS encoding PH domain-containing protein, whose protein sequence is MTDPMFWRVPIWLPVVKLAGGVALLLLALGLADGDRAQLGVGASVCAGLVVWAARDLLAPVRLAADGDGLTMVTGFARRTRLSWDRIEAVRLDARPRLGVRTETLEVDTGDTLHVFTKADLGVPPEEVLPLLTEVRSTR, encoded by the coding sequence ATGACCGACCCGATGTTCTGGAGAGTGCCCATCTGGCTACCGGTGGTGAAGCTGGCCGGTGGGGTCGCGCTGCTGCTGCTCGCGCTCGGCTTGGCCGACGGGGACCGGGCCCAGCTCGGCGTCGGCGCCTCGGTCTGCGCCGGGCTGGTGGTGTGGGCCGCGCGGGACCTGCTGGCCCCGGTGCGGCTCGCGGCCGACGGGGACGGGCTGACCATGGTGACCGGCTTCGCCCGCCGGACGCGGCTGAGCTGGGACCGGATCGAGGCGGTCCGGCTGGACGCCCGCCCGCGCCTCGGCGTGCGCACCGAGACGCTCGAGGTCGACACCGGCGACACGCTGCACGTCTTCACCAAGGCCGACCTCGGCGTACCCCCGGAGGAGGTGCTGCCGCTCCTGACCGAGGTCAGGTCGACGCGGTGA